A genome region from Setaria italica strain Yugu1 chromosome III, Setaria_italica_v2.0, whole genome shotgun sequence includes the following:
- the LOC101769601 gene encoding transcription termination factor MTERF15, mitochondrial gives MALALRLLRHRHLLRLLPRATMLSTSAPPPDRRDLLRIERILHNPGAAAQTAQPQEHQRATAAARLRNLLHRTGGLTDAESTSLLCRLRAPISHHRLGRLLEELAGLRLTGAEIKAALASDPEGLLSMDPGEPSRLLEFLRDIRCRKAVKEQVLAHGALRATVAARRRVELLHARGLTRPDALRVLAAEPRVMLYSIEDVERKVEFLVSTMGFEVRWLVQYPEFLGVNLDNWIIPRHNVVEHLKSVGGLGDPVEMKHYVRFSRRRFYNMFVKPYPECERIFGGLVREKEEMVRRRHPTGFWKLFTPAKHEKTQEEVMNMKLLVGSLR, from the coding sequence atGGCTCTCGCTCTCcggctcctccgccaccgccatctccttcgcctcctcccccgcgctACCATGCTATCCACCTCCGCCCCGCCTCCCGACCGCCGTGATCTCCTTCGCATCGAGCGAATCCTTCACAaccctggcgccgccgcccaaacCGCGCAGCCCCAAGAGCACCAacgagccaccgccgccgccagactGCGGAACCTCCTCCACAGAACTGGCGGACTCACCGATGCGGAGTCCACCTCCCTCCTCTGCCGCCTCCGGGCCCCAATTAGCCACCACCGCCTGGGCCGCCTCCTAGAGGAActcgccggcctccgcctcacGGGGGCCGAAATCAAGGCCGCCCTGGCGTCCGACCCTGAGGGGCTCCTCTCAATGGACCCCGGCGAGCCGTCCCGCCTCCTCGAGTTCCTGCGCGACATCCGGTGCCGGAAGGCGGTCAAAGAGCAGGTCCTCGCCCACGGCGCGCTccgcgccaccgtcgccgcccggcggcgggtggagctccTGCACGCGCGCGGGCTGACCCGTCCCGACGCCCTTCGGGTGCTCGCCGCCGAGCCGCGGGTGATGCTGTATTCAATTGAGGATGTGGAGAGGAAGGTGGAGTTCTTGGTCAGCACAATGGGATTCGAGGTTCGGTGGCTGGTTCAGTACCCAGAGTTCCTGGGGGTGAACCTCGACAACTGGATCATCCCGCGGCACAATGTGGTGGAGCACTTGAAATCAGTTGGCGGGCTCGGGGACCCTGTTGAGATGAAGCACTATGTGAGGTTCAGTCGCAGAAGGTTCTACAACATGTTTGTCAAGCCGTACCCAGAATGTGAGAGGATATTTGGGGGACTAGTCAGGGAGAAGGAGGAAATGGTGAGGCGGCGGCACCCGACAGGGTTCTGGAAGCTGTTTACACCGGCAAAGCATGAGAAAACTCAGGAGGAAGTGATGAACATGAAACTTCTTGTGGGGTCACTTCGTTAG
- the LOC101782397 gene encoding uncharacterized protein LOC101782397 isoform X1 — MNFLYRTAAQPAPPAELPQIPEDALPKPATTLEGLIIAEDSYQPSPARSEDGAVNNGPGDVGADSAPLASKSPVQLGTHTDVAEDEGWITIPYKRLPDNWNDVSEMVQLRPLDRSFLFPGEQVHVLACLSASKQDTQVISPFRIAAVMSKNGNSLQHSTDKSSPVNANGRDNGTTGENGCQDVDSDMQSVELNGEASPSEHDILETQSRLQMEDQKQQIELMLRRFRESNFFVRIAESDEPLWSKKRATATKMADGRSDSQGISKASRSNVYNTISDKGIFDGSTSGGVARDTVKCYSLQNGDIVVVLQVNVGVNKLEDPVLEVLQFEKSISSSCMPENLVDGLSDSNDDPCRELLSWLLPLDRTLPPRSLAPPTLNPSASHKQSYSAPGSQIFNFRSYSMPSASSVQTANNTRPPPISENQEFMPENPAKTPDIINDGQLSFRGVPLEPERYSVRCGLEGVYLPGKRWQRKVEIIQPIEVHSFAAKCTMENLLCVTVKNIAPTHAKDIVVFIDAITIVFEEASKGGAPLSLPIASIEGGHGHSLPNLALRRGEEHSFILKPATKSSSERRTNNDAPPALSLPMMTGSTLNTTPKVGEPYVAVGDQYAVLVSYRCNYTESKLFFKQATTWRPSAASDIMISVSSELSMRNPSLGARVPKLPVQVLTLEATNMTSENLTLTVLAPEASGSSSVVSLNSAPTTPNGSYDGVNESAKRSGLGKQEIGFRRLNSVLATSPKESDNGGNRISNASGCTHLWLQSAVPLGCVPPRSSTTVKLELLPLSDGIITLDTLQITAREKGLAYIPEHSLEIHATSGISS, encoded by the exons ATGAATTTCCTCTACCGGACTGCTGCGCAGCCTGCGCCGCCTGCTGAGCTGCCACAGATTCCAGAGGATGCGTTGCCAAAGCCAGCCACAACGCTGGAGGGTCTCATCATCGCGGAGGACTCGTACCAGCCCTCCCCCGCCCGCAGCGAAGATGGAGCTGTTAACAATGGGCCTGGGGATGTTGGTGCGGATTCTGCGCCTCTAGCTTCGAAGAGTCCGGTGCAGCTGGGGACTCACACTGATGTCGCGGAGGACGAAGGATGGATCACAATTCCATACA AGAGGCTCCCTGATAATTGGAATGATGTTTCAGAAATGGTGCAGCTGCGGCCTTTGGACCGCTCCTTCCTTTTTCCAG GCGAGCAGGTTCATGTACTGGCATGCCTGTCAGCTTCTAAGCAAGATACACAGGTTATATCCCCCTTCAGAATTGCTGCAGTGATGTCTAAGAATGGAAATTCTTTGCAACACTCCACGGATAAATCTAGTCCTGTCAATGCAAATGGTCGTGATAATGGAACAACTGGGGAAAATGGCTGTCAGGATGTTGATAGTGATATGCAGAGTGTTGAACTCAATGGTGAAGCCTCTCCTTCAGAACATGATATTTTGGAGACTCAATCTCGCCTTCAGATGGAAGATCAAAAACAGCAAATAGAACTTATGCTGAGAAGATTCAGAGAATCCAATTTTTTTGTGCGGATCGCTGAGTCAGATGAACCTCTGTGGTCCAAAAAAAGAGCAACCGCAACTAAGATGGCAGATGGAAGGTCAGATAGCCAAGGAATTAGTAAGGCTTCAAGGAGTAATGTTTACAACACCATTTCTGACAAAGGAATTTTCGATGGTAGCACATCTGGGGGAGTCGCTCGAGATACTGTGAAGTGTTATTCTCTGCAGAATGGAGACATAGTG GTTGTTTTGCAAGTTAATGTTGGTGTTAACAAACTGGAAGATCCTGTGCTTGAAGTTCTTCAGTTTGAGAAAAGTATATCAAGCAGTTGCATGCCTGAGAATCTTGTGGATGGACTTTCTGACAGTAATGATGATCCATGTCGGGAGCTGCTTAGTTGGTTGCTGCCTTTAGATCGCACATTACCGCCTCGTTCTTTAGCGCCCCCTACTCTCAATCCAAGTGCATCACACAAGCAATCTTACTCTGCTCCTGGGTCTCAAATATTTAACTTCAGAAGCTACTCCATGCCTTCAGCTTCTTCTGTTCAGACAGCTAACAACACAAGACCACCACCAATATCTGAAAATCAAGAATTTATGCCTGAAAATCCTGCAAAAACTCCTGATATTATAAATGATGGACAGCTTTCGTTTAGAGGAGTTCCTTTGGAACCTGAAAGGTATTCTGTACGTTGTGGTCTAGAAGGCGTGTATCTACCGGGGAAAAGATGGCAGAGAAAAGTTGAAATCATTCAACCAATTGAGGTTCATTCTTTTGCTGCAAAATGTACCATGGAAAATCTTCTGTGTGTCACAGTAAAG AACATTGCTCCTACTCATGCGAAAGATATAGTTGTATTCATTGATGCAATTACTATCGTATTTGAGGAGGCATCCAAAGGAGGTGCTCCTTTGTCATTACCAATTGCTAGTATTGAGGGTGGACATGGTCACAGCTTACCAAATCTAGCACTCAG GAGGGGTGAGGAGCACTCTTTTATTCTCAAGCCAGCAACTAAGTCCTCAAGCGAACGGAGGACCAACAATGATGCACCTCCGGCTTTGTCACTCCCAATGATGACCGGTTCTACTTTAAATACTACACCAAAGGTTGGTGAGCCCTATGTTGCTGTAGGTGACCAGTATGCTGTACTGGTATCTTACCGCTGCAATTACACAG AATCGAAACTTTTTTTCAAGCAAGCCACAACCTGGCGACCCTCTGCAGCTAGTGATATTATGATTTCTGTATCATCCGAACTGTCTATGCGAAATCCTAGCCTTGGTGCTCGAGTTCCTAAACTCCCTGTGCAG GTATTAACCCTTGAAGCTACCAATATGACATCCGAAAACCTTACGTTAACTGTCCTTGCTCCCGAAGCATCTGGTTCTTCTTCAGTTGTGTCCTTGAACTCAGCTCCAACTACGCCAAATGGTTCTTATGATGGTGTTAATGAGTCAGCAAAAAGATCTGGGTTGGGAAAGCAGGAAATTGGCTTTCGAAGATTGAATTCTGTCCTGGCTACGTCTCCAAAAGAAAGTGACAATGGAGGAAATAGAATAAGTAATGCTTCAGGCTGCACTCATCTGTGGTTGCAAAGTGCAGTGCCCCTAGG GTGTGTTCCTCCACGTTCGAGCACCACCGTCAAACTTGAACTTCTTCCATTATCGGACGGGATCATTACACTAGATACACTTCAAATAACTGCAAGGGAGAAAG GCCTTGCCTACATTCCGGAGCACTCGTTGGAGATACATGCTACTTCTGGCATTTCATCTTGA
- the LOC101782397 gene encoding uncharacterized protein LOC101782397 isoform X2, with product MSRRTKDGSQFHTRGSLIIGMMFQKWCSCGLWTAPSFFQLSGEQVHVLACLSASKQDTQVISPFRIAAVMSKNGNSLQHSTDKSSPVNANGRDNGTTGENGCQDVDSDMQSVELNGEASPSEHDILETQSRLQMEDQKQQIELMLRRFRESNFFVRIAESDEPLWSKKRATATKMADGRSDSQGISKASRSNVYNTISDKGIFDGSTSGGVARDTVKCYSLQNGDIVVVLQVNVGVNKLEDPVLEVLQFEKSISSSCMPENLVDGLSDSNDDPCRELLSWLLPLDRTLPPRSLAPPTLNPSASHKQSYSAPGSQIFNFRSYSMPSASSVQTANNTRPPPISENQEFMPENPAKTPDIINDGQLSFRGVPLEPERYSVRCGLEGVYLPGKRWQRKVEIIQPIEVHSFAAKCTMENLLCVTVKNIAPTHAKDIVVFIDAITIVFEEASKGGAPLSLPIASIEGGHGHSLPNLALRRGEEHSFILKPATKSSSERRTNNDAPPALSLPMMTGSTLNTTPKVGEPYVAVGDQYAVLVSYRCNYTESKLFFKQATTWRPSAASDIMISVSSELSMRNPSLGARVPKLPVQVLTLEATNMTSENLTLTVLAPEASGSSSVVSLNSAPTTPNGSYDGVNESAKRSGLGKQEIGFRRLNSVLATSPKESDNGGNRISNASGCTHLWLQSAVPLGCVPPRSSTTVKLELLPLSDGIITLDTLQITAREKGLAYIPEHSLEIHATSGISS from the exons ATGTCGCGGAGGACGAAGGATGGATCACAATTCCATACA AGAGGCTCCCTGATAATTGGAATGATGTTTCAGAAATGGTGCAGCTGCGGCCTTTGGACCGCTCCTTCCTTTTTCCAG TTATCAGGCGAGCAGGTTCATGTACTGGCATGCCTGTCAGCTTCTAAGCAAGATACACAGGTTATATCCCCCTTCAGAATTGCTGCAGTGATGTCTAAGAATGGAAATTCTTTGCAACACTCCACGGATAAATCTAGTCCTGTCAATGCAAATGGTCGTGATAATGGAACAACTGGGGAAAATGGCTGTCAGGATGTTGATAGTGATATGCAGAGTGTTGAACTCAATGGTGAAGCCTCTCCTTCAGAACATGATATTTTGGAGACTCAATCTCGCCTTCAGATGGAAGATCAAAAACAGCAAATAGAACTTATGCTGAGAAGATTCAGAGAATCCAATTTTTTTGTGCGGATCGCTGAGTCAGATGAACCTCTGTGGTCCAAAAAAAGAGCAACCGCAACTAAGATGGCAGATGGAAGGTCAGATAGCCAAGGAATTAGTAAGGCTTCAAGGAGTAATGTTTACAACACCATTTCTGACAAAGGAATTTTCGATGGTAGCACATCTGGGGGAGTCGCTCGAGATACTGTGAAGTGTTATTCTCTGCAGAATGGAGACATAGTG GTTGTTTTGCAAGTTAATGTTGGTGTTAACAAACTGGAAGATCCTGTGCTTGAAGTTCTTCAGTTTGAGAAAAGTATATCAAGCAGTTGCATGCCTGAGAATCTTGTGGATGGACTTTCTGACAGTAATGATGATCCATGTCGGGAGCTGCTTAGTTGGTTGCTGCCTTTAGATCGCACATTACCGCCTCGTTCTTTAGCGCCCCCTACTCTCAATCCAAGTGCATCACACAAGCAATCTTACTCTGCTCCTGGGTCTCAAATATTTAACTTCAGAAGCTACTCCATGCCTTCAGCTTCTTCTGTTCAGACAGCTAACAACACAAGACCACCACCAATATCTGAAAATCAAGAATTTATGCCTGAAAATCCTGCAAAAACTCCTGATATTATAAATGATGGACAGCTTTCGTTTAGAGGAGTTCCTTTGGAACCTGAAAGGTATTCTGTACGTTGTGGTCTAGAAGGCGTGTATCTACCGGGGAAAAGATGGCAGAGAAAAGTTGAAATCATTCAACCAATTGAGGTTCATTCTTTTGCTGCAAAATGTACCATGGAAAATCTTCTGTGTGTCACAGTAAAG AACATTGCTCCTACTCATGCGAAAGATATAGTTGTATTCATTGATGCAATTACTATCGTATTTGAGGAGGCATCCAAAGGAGGTGCTCCTTTGTCATTACCAATTGCTAGTATTGAGGGTGGACATGGTCACAGCTTACCAAATCTAGCACTCAG GAGGGGTGAGGAGCACTCTTTTATTCTCAAGCCAGCAACTAAGTCCTCAAGCGAACGGAGGACCAACAATGATGCACCTCCGGCTTTGTCACTCCCAATGATGACCGGTTCTACTTTAAATACTACACCAAAGGTTGGTGAGCCCTATGTTGCTGTAGGTGACCAGTATGCTGTACTGGTATCTTACCGCTGCAATTACACAG AATCGAAACTTTTTTTCAAGCAAGCCACAACCTGGCGACCCTCTGCAGCTAGTGATATTATGATTTCTGTATCATCCGAACTGTCTATGCGAAATCCTAGCCTTGGTGCTCGAGTTCCTAAACTCCCTGTGCAG GTATTAACCCTTGAAGCTACCAATATGACATCCGAAAACCTTACGTTAACTGTCCTTGCTCCCGAAGCATCTGGTTCTTCTTCAGTTGTGTCCTTGAACTCAGCTCCAACTACGCCAAATGGTTCTTATGATGGTGTTAATGAGTCAGCAAAAAGATCTGGGTTGGGAAAGCAGGAAATTGGCTTTCGAAGATTGAATTCTGTCCTGGCTACGTCTCCAAAAGAAAGTGACAATGGAGGAAATAGAATAAGTAATGCTTCAGGCTGCACTCATCTGTGGTTGCAAAGTGCAGTGCCCCTAGG GTGTGTTCCTCCACGTTCGAGCACCACCGTCAAACTTGAACTTCTTCCATTATCGGACGGGATCATTACACTAGATACACTTCAAATAACTGCAAGGGAGAAAG GCCTTGCCTACATTCCGGAGCACTCGTTGGAGATACATGCTACTTCTGGCATTTCATCTTGA